The region TTTTCTTACTTATAAGAACTAGCTGAGCCATATCGACATATTAAGTTTCTATGTTTGCTAGTATAATTACAAAAAATCACATGCATACAAGAGGAAGGGGAAAAACATTTCATACATACCTTTTCTGTGACTACTTGGCAGTTAGCCCTGGAGCAAGAGAAGAGAAGGTTGCGGTTAAAGTCCACAGCGTCTCGAGCAGCCACCACACCGTACACATAGAGTGGCCACTTCAAGTTCTCATTTAGGTCAAATATTTTGAAGGAGTAGATCTGCAAGGCCTTGGTGATGTAACGAGAGGATTCAATGACACGAGGTGCAGAGTGCGTAGAGTACATAGGGGACAGTGTGGCTGCATCATCAATGTGGGTAGTGTTATTTAAATCTGGAGATCAGTAAATCAAGGGGCTAGAATATTCTCTTCACTATACAAGAAGCAAAGCAGCAAGCGTTATGATTGCATAGATTGAGACATGCAGATTAATTAAAAAAAAAACTCCGTCCAttactaaatataagacctttttcaGATTCCAATATGgattacatatggatgtatatagacttattttgctctgtatgtagtccatattgaatttTCTAAAAAGGAGCAAAGCTGACTAACAAGAGGAAATTAGGTGGATGAACTGTTATCTTACTTATATCATTGAAGCTGCCACACCGTAACACCGGACTGCCCCAAGTAGATTCCCAGCCGTTACGGCGCTCTTTGAAAAGAGAAATTTCAGCATCCTCGGAAGATTCACAAGAAATTGGCGATCCATGCGTCGCTATGGTTTCGGAGATCCTCAGACATTCTTGCGACAGGAGATGGAATAATCTGAGCTTCTCCAAGGGGATTGTGGCACTGAATTCTTTCCTCAGAGACTGGATCCGGTAGGCCAATTTGTGTGCCTCGTGCACGAGCAGATCCAGGGCCTCTTCACGATTATCCGTGAGGTAGGGCAAACTCACCGGTTCGATTTCTTTGATCTTGTGGAGGGACATGTGGTCGAGCAGCTGAGGTGATATTGATCTCCCATCGCCATCGGCATCATGGCGCTTTAGATAAGCCTTCTTTCCGGAGATCGTCGCCAGATTCCGGGACGTGATCTCGCTCCTCAGCAAATCGGTCTCCCACCTCAGGATCTCACGGTGACGACGGAGGGCGTCTACCAAGTCTTTCTTATCCGACGGGATCGACCCCCTGTCCATCTGCATCTTTTGGGCCTCCTCACTGCTTCGGCAGCCGCCttgggtttatttttcctttttgcgaataacctactcgatcctacagctTTAGGGTTAACTTTCAGCCAAGATGATTGCTCTGGGCGCTTCTTCGAGTTCAGGTAGAGGAGAGGACGCAGACCGGGGCGGACTGAGCTTGCGAAAAGGATGAGGAAACGGCGAGATCCGGCGGCGGCCTGCACGGGCGTACGTACCTCCAATTTCTACCTAAAACATGTACAAGGCTGGTCGATCGCGCGTGGATATATTTGTCGAGCGCGTGTACAAGGCTGAGTCCGGCCTAAAACATGTCTACCTAAACCAGTAGGTATTATGCACGGCACGGCGACATATAATAAGGGAACCAACCCAACAAAAAAAGGAACGTGGATTAGGTCGCGCGGGCGTGGATTAGGTCGCGCGGGCGTGGATTTCGGCCTCGATCGTGAGCGCACGTCTGTCTCGTCTCTTAACCCTAAAACCTAAACTGAAACAGAGAGCGGCGGGCGGCCGGTCGATCTCGTCCCTCCTGCTGCTGCTGCCTGCTACGAAGGGAGATGGAGAGGGAGAGCGGATCCGGGAAAGAGCAGCAGCCTGATGAGTTGTGGATGCTGATAGAGGATATCATGTCCTTGGAGAAGGAGCGCAAAGACTTGCTTGACTCTCTTACTCCCGGGATTTCTCACTGGG is a window of Triticum dicoccoides isolate Atlit2015 ecotype Zavitan chromosome 2B, WEW_v2.0, whole genome shotgun sequence DNA encoding:
- the LOC119361547 gene encoding uncharacterized protein LOC119361547, translated to MQMDRGSIPSDKKDLVDALRRHREILRWETDLLRSEITSRNLATISGKKAYLKRHDADGDGRSISPQLLDHMSLHKIKEIEPVSLPYLTDNREEALDLLVHEAHKLAYRIQSLRKEFSATIPLEKLRLFHLLSQECLRISETIATHGSPISCESSEDAEISLFKERRNGWESTWGSPVLRCGSFNDITTLSPMYSTHSAPRVIESSRYITKALQIYSFKIFDLNENLKWPLYVYGVVAARDAVDFNRNLLFSCSRANCQVVTEKDPFLHLTGPSRAIVADEPVDFEVELKIKFGTDQSQDIALISATNHYTSRGDAAFFSGRSCSATLRLETVPRAAQATILSIRVVGGVSLFEFGGRVACSFSTEEYVDPTCEQVVLVESAEKIPEDDGYLTLSRKVVTAGLQGGLQVAIQAYGGSDRPSISGLLYFPSQYCRVSRRTCLVGGFEVEVTVAWSWFVHDKMEIL